Proteins from one Triplophysa dalaica isolate WHDGS20190420 chromosome 6, ASM1584641v1, whole genome shotgun sequence genomic window:
- the pou4f1 gene encoding POU domain, class 4, transcription factor 1 codes for MMSMNSKQHHFAMHPTLPEHKYTTLHSSTEAIRRACLQTPQLQSNIFASLDETLLARAEALAAVDMAVSQSKSHPFKPDATYHTMNTVPCSSSSTVPLAHHHHHHHHHHHQNLEPPDLMDHITSPSLALMPSAHEGAGGGGGGGGGGGLISTSAHTHSHMHGLTHLSHQAAMNMNSPLTHHGLLPGHHGGAHQGAPGLCNNGLSSINDSDTDPRELEAFAERFKQRRIKLGVTQADVGGALANLKIPGVGSLSQSTICRFESLTLSHNNMIALKPILQAWLEEAEGAQREKMNKPDIFNGNEKKRKRTSIAAPEKRSLEAYFAVQPRPSSEKIAAIAEKLDLKKNVVRVWFCNQRQKQKRLKFSAAH; via the exons ATGATGTCCATGAACAGCAAACAGCATCATTTCGCCATGCATCCCACCTTACCTGAGCACAAGTACACAACTCTACACTCCAGCACGGAGGCGATCAGGAGAGCATGTCTACAAACTCCACAG CTACAGAGCAACATCTTCGCCAGTTTGGACGAGACGCTTCTGGCCCGCGCCGAGGCTCTGGCGGCCGTAGACATGGCTGTGTCCCAGAGCAAGAGTCACCCGTTCAAGCCCGACGCCACGTACCACACTATGAACACCGTGCCATGCTCGTCCTCCTCCACCGTGCCCCTCgcccaccaccaccaccatcatcatcatcaccaccacCAGAACCTCGAGCCGCCCGACCTCATGGACCATATCACCTCCCCGTCGCTGGCCCTGATGCCCAGCGCGCACGAAGGAGCCGGCGGAGGCGGCGGTGGGGGCGGCGGTGGTGGTCTGATCTCCACTTCGGCCCACACGCACTCTCACATGCACGGTTTGACCCACCTGTCTCATCAGGCTGCTATGAACATGAACTCGCCGCTCACCCACCACGGCCTCTTACCGGGCCACCACGGCGGTGCGCATCAGGGCGCACCGGGACTCTGTAACAACGGACTGTCCTCCATAAACGACTCGGACACGGACCCGAGGGAGCTGGAGGCGTTCGCGGAACGCTTCAAACAGAGGAGGATCAAACTCGGTGTGACTCAGGCGGACGTGGGGGGTGCGCTGGCGAACCTCAAGATCCCGGGCGTGGGCTCGCTGAGCCAAAGTACCATTTGTCGGTTCGAGTCTCTAACTCTGTCTCACAACAACATGATCGCGCTCAAACCGATCCTTCAGGCGTGGTTGGAGGAGGCCGAGGGCGCGCAGCgagaaaaaatgaacaaacccgACATTTTCAACGGGAACGAGAAGAAGCGCAAGCGGACCTCCATAGCGGCTCCGGAGAAACGATCTCTGGAGGCTTATTTTGCTGTTCAGCCTCGACCGTCTTCGGAGAAAATCGCGGCTATAGCTGAAAAATTGGACCTCAAAAAGAACGTGGTGCGAGTATGGTTTTGCAaccaaagacaaaaacaaaagaggTTGAAATTTTCTGCAGCCCACTGA
- the obi1 gene encoding ORC ubiquitin ligase 1, whose product MSHPFQNVTLSLTLPISCQICLGKVRHPVICCNNHVFCNTCIKVWLEKNSQCPTCRVAITAENPCREIIGATADSESSESRSVKRRLRRTRGELLFREYEDEIESLLKENEDLKSQALSLEMQLKTALEPASVSVPQTETSSAVDPSVLEESANKLRAANDLYWKVNQDLDRLKEANKTLRSQNFDLIQENMRLKAEVDSRSPQKFGRYTVAALEAKIHQYERDVAQLRRALERSDKYIEELESQNQRDGPQSEEAVHSSTAFGETEDGGVERITLMRRSLSQMEETSVYTDLDQEPTQLPNNHSRLLTTSDVSQRVDILEGPLTPQKDVTVPSTPSSALRSLSLKSPGVCSDRKLGLKPLTYLRRLSFDDCQTSTSSVNQNPRTFQVSTGASFDQKPSVNSDNEASCMGWMDGTPELPQPDENGEKFKQSENTSLAEDLTGNSEACMDAAYLNKISELDSMMADGESSSGQVSHLPIASSSSCSPAFDATQIPELDFCSNLLADPGTARENQATSTTQENNCDAANTSEEKVSFVDFAEHPGQSTKRKCPTGSDISSPSKLSKLS is encoded by the exons ATGTCTCATCCATTTCAAAACGTGACTCTTTCTCTGACTCTACCGATTTCCTGCCAGATATGCCTAGGAAAG GTGCGTCATCCGGTCATTTGTTGCAACAACCACGTGTTCTGCAACACCTGCATTAAAGTTTGGCTGGAGAAGAACAGCCAGTGCCCGACCTGCAGAGTGGCCATCACAGCAGAAAACCCCTGCAGAGAAATCATTG GGGCAACAGCTGATAGTGAGTCCAGCGAGAGCCGCTCTGTAAAGAGACGCCTCAGAAGGACCCGAGGAGAGCTGCTTTTCCGGGAATATGAG GATGAAATCGAATCCCTTCTGAAGGAGAACGAGGATTTGAAAAGCCAAGCCTTGAGCCTTGAGATGCAACTCAAGACAGCTCTGGAACCAGCCTCCGTCTCAGTTCCTCAGACTGAAACCAGCAGCGCTGTTGACCCGAGTGTTCTCGAAGAGTCGGCCAATAAGCTTAGAGCTGCCAATGACCTCTACTGGAAGGTCAACCAGGATCTCGACAGACTAAAAGAG GCTAACAAGACTCTACGGTCACAGAATTTTGACCTAATCCAAGAAAATATGCGTTTGAAAGCCGAAGTTGACAGCAGATCTCCACAAAA ATTTGGCAGGTATACTGTTGCAGCCCTGGAAGCTAAAATCCACCAGTATGAGCGGGACGTAGCCCAGCTGAGGAGAGCTCTAGAGCGCAGCGATAAGTACATCGAAGAACTCGAATCCCAAAACCAGAGGGACGGACCTCAATCTGAAGAGGCCGTGCACTCCAGCACTGCGTTTGGGGAAACGGAAGATGGAGGAGTTGAAAGAATTACCCTGATGCGGAGGAGCTTGAGTCAAATGGAAGAGACTTCTGTTTATACAGATCTGGACCAAGAGCCTACACAGCTCCCCAACAACCACTCTCGCCTCCTGACAACATCCGATGTGAGCCAAAGGGTGGATATTTTAGAAGGGCCCTTGACTCCTCAGAAGGATGTTACGGTTCCCTCTACTCCTTCCTCGGCTCTCAGATCTCTGAGCTTAAAGAGTCCTGGTGTTTGCAGTGACAGGAAGTTGGGTCTCAAGCCTCTCACGTACCTGAGAAGACTCAGCTTTGACGATTGTCAGACCTCAACCAGCTCAGTCAACCAAAACCCGAGAACCTTCCAAGTGAGCACAGGTGCTTCTTTCGATCAGAAACCCTCTGTGAACTCTGACAATGAGGCCTCCTGTATGGGCTGGATGGACGGCACACCTGAGCTTCCTCAGCCGGATGAAAACGGAGAGAAGTTCAAGcagtctgaaaacacatctttgGCCGAGGACCTGACGGGAAACAGCGAAGCTTGCATGGATGCGGCATATCTGAACAAGATCTCTGAGTTGGATTCTATGATGGCTGATGGTGAGAGCTCCAGCGGTCAGGTCTCTCATCTTCCCATAGCATCCTCTTCATCATGCTCGCCAGCCTTTGATGCCACACAAATACCAGAGCTGGATTTCTGTAGCAACCTCTTAGCTGATCCCGGAACGGCAAGAGAGAACCAGGCCACATCAACGACGCAGGAGAACAACTGTGATGCCGCTAACACTTCTGAGGAAAAAGTTTCATTTGTTGATTTTGCAGAACATCCCGGGCAGTCCACCAAACGCAAGTGTCCCACAGGATCGGATATCTCCAGCCCCTCCAAACTTTCAAAACTAAGTTAG